Proteins encoded within one genomic window of Verrucomicrobiota bacterium:
- a CDS encoding efflux RND transporter periplasmic adaptor subunit produces the protein MLKKLFALADANARRGGRGLSNLAKFQRFPRVARASQLWALGQNLVRCIHKLAVKRSADFQSAVSPTCSRLRDQLTRPHQIGRRAADSKSAIRQSATLRHVDGDHRQLVDALNPVGIPSRLDAHQVRHPASARSFWSCWIALHIVCGVVPLHGAENKPAPPLEVKVVHPKTGEITRSITLPGNVKAYQHSTLYAKVAGYLKTIHVDKGDAVKEGDLLADIEVPELIADLARFKTEVEVAKLDFERTVEAQKKAPDLVVPQTVDNARGKYEVARANLDRIEKLLGFARITAPFSGVITTRYVDPGAFIPAATSGSAANTAAILTLMDFSKVRIQVAVPEPEVPRTAKGQPAAVAVEELPGRIFRGEVTRIAYALDEASKTMLVEAELPNPKWELRPGMFAQVKIGVEKKHGALLVPVEALVVERGGNSVFTVVDGKVKKVAVKTGFNDGTNVEIVSGASAEDQVILAGKQTFAAGQPVNAVEAR, from the coding sequence ATGTTGAAAAAACTGTTTGCCCTCGCCGACGCCAATGCCAGGCGAGGCGGGAGGGGACTCTCCAACTTGGCCAAATTCCAGAGATTCCCCAGGGTAGCTCGCGCCTCGCAACTCTGGGCTTTGGGGCAGAATCTCGTTCGATGCATCCACAAGTTGGCGGTGAAGCGTAGCGCAGATTTTCAATCTGCCGTATCGCCGACTTGTAGTCGGCTGCGCGACCAACTCACCCGACCGCACCAGATTGGCCGGCGTGCCGCAGATTCCAAATCTGCGATACGGCAGAGTGCAACTCTGCGCCACGTGGACGGCGATCACCGACAACTCGTGGATGCACTGAATCCCGTTGGGATTCCATCCAGACTCGACGCGCACCAAGTGAGGCATCCTGCCTCTGCGCGGTCCTTCTGGTCATGCTGGATCGCGCTGCACATTGTCTGCGGTGTTGTTCCGCTTCACGGGGCCGAAAACAAACCCGCCCCGCCGCTGGAAGTCAAAGTGGTCCATCCGAAAACCGGCGAGATCACTCGCAGCATTACCTTGCCCGGCAACGTCAAGGCGTATCAGCACTCGACGCTTTATGCGAAAGTCGCGGGCTATCTCAAGACCATCCACGTGGACAAAGGCGACGCGGTCAAGGAAGGCGACCTGCTCGCGGACATCGAAGTGCCGGAGTTGATCGCGGACCTTGCCAGGTTCAAAACTGAAGTGGAGGTGGCGAAGCTTGATTTTGAACGCACGGTCGAGGCGCAGAAAAAGGCGCCGGATCTGGTCGTTCCGCAAACCGTGGATAATGCCCGAGGCAAATACGAAGTCGCCCGGGCGAACCTGGACCGAATCGAGAAACTGCTTGGCTTCGCCCGGATCACGGCGCCGTTTTCGGGCGTCATCACGACGCGTTACGTCGATCCCGGCGCGTTTATTCCAGCGGCGACTTCCGGAAGCGCCGCCAACACGGCCGCGATTCTCACGCTTATGGACTTCAGCAAAGTGCGGATCCAGGTGGCGGTCCCTGAACCTGAAGTGCCGCGCACCGCCAAAGGCCAGCCCGCCGCGGTCGCGGTCGAAGAACTTCCGGGACGCATTTTCCGCGGCGAAGTCACGCGGATTGCCTATGCGCTCGACGAAGCGAGCAAGACGATGCTGGTCGAAGCCGAGCTGCCGAATCCGAAATGGGAACTTCGTCCGGGCATGTTCGCGCAGGTGAAGATCGGCGTCGAAAAGAAGCATGGCGCGCTGTTGGTTCCGGTGGAGGCGTTGGTCGTCGAGCGTGGCGGCAATTCGGTCTTCACGGTCGTGGACGGCAAAGTGAAGAAGGTTGCGGTCAAGACCGGTTTCAATGACGGAACCAACGTGGAGATCGTGTCCGGCGCCAGCGCGGAAGACCAGGTGATTCTGGCCGGCAAACAGACATTCGCCGCGGGACAACCGGTGAACGCCGTGGAGGCCCGGTGA
- a CDS encoding TolC family protein, translating to MKLAIGDWRLAIGAAALTRIVVLGWSQEQPVQKTAEVSAVLRAPGVANTSIHAIDLATVLRLAGAQNLDVQIARERLAEAKANHSIAMSQFFPWLAPGVGYRRHEDRLQDVVGNVFDADKQSYVAGGTLAAQWDFGEALYRTLAAKQLANAAAHGLDAQRQESAFAAVQGYFELLYAQASVSVAEDTVRISENYLDQVQRAVEAGIAFKGDELRVQVQAERNRLIRQQSREQHRFAAARLAQILHLDPAVELRGADGELVPLGLIATNTVLSSLVQEAIVNRPDAKQSQSLIAAAEKSRSGVTYGPWIPSVGAQAFVGGLGGGRGSGSGNFGATEDYALTLGWRIGPGGLFDQGRKRSAESRLNVAKLGQEKLRDEIVRQVIEAHTRFVSLADQIAIVERALKAAERSQQLAQDRKQFGVGAVLETIQAEQDLTRARLDYAKAIADFDRAQYALSKAIGKL from the coding sequence GTGAAATTGGCCATTGGCGATTGGCGATTGGCGATTGGGGCGGCGGCTTTAACCCGAATTGTGGTCCTGGGCTGGTCTCAAGAGCAACCTGTTCAGAAGACAGCAGAAGTGTCCGCGGTCCTGCGTGCTCCTGGCGTCGCGAACACCAGTATTCACGCGATCGACCTGGCGACCGTTTTGCGCCTGGCCGGGGCGCAAAATCTGGATGTCCAGATCGCGCGGGAACGCCTGGCGGAGGCGAAAGCAAATCACTCGATCGCGATGTCGCAGTTTTTTCCCTGGCTCGCGCCCGGGGTTGGATACCGGCGCCATGAAGACCGGCTTCAAGACGTGGTCGGGAACGTGTTCGACGCCGACAAGCAATCCTACGTGGCGGGCGGAACTCTTGCCGCGCAATGGGATTTTGGGGAAGCGCTCTACCGGACGCTGGCCGCGAAGCAACTGGCGAATGCTGCCGCCCACGGCCTGGATGCGCAACGGCAAGAAAGCGCGTTCGCCGCAGTCCAGGGCTACTTTGAATTGCTCTACGCCCAGGCGTCGGTCAGCGTGGCGGAAGACACGGTCCGAATCTCTGAGAATTATCTGGATCAGGTCCAGCGCGCGGTCGAGGCGGGTATCGCCTTCAAGGGAGACGAATTGAGAGTCCAGGTTCAGGCCGAGCGCAACCGGTTGATTCGCCAACAATCGCGGGAGCAACATCGATTCGCGGCCGCGCGCCTCGCGCAAATCTTGCACCTCGATCCGGCGGTCGAACTCCGCGGCGCCGATGGCGAACTTGTGCCGCTTGGACTCATCGCCACGAACACGGTTCTGAGCTCGCTGGTTCAGGAGGCCATCGTGAATCGACCGGACGCAAAGCAAAGCCAATCGCTGATCGCCGCGGCGGAGAAATCCCGGAGCGGAGTGACCTACGGTCCGTGGATTCCGTCGGTCGGCGCACAGGCTTTCGTGGGCGGGTTGGGCGGAGGACGCGGAAGCGGCTCCGGGAATTTCGGGGCCACGGAGGATTACGCGCTGACGCTCGGCTGGCGGATTGGCCCGGGCGGGCTTTTCGATCAGGGAAGGAAACGGTCGGCTGAATCGCGGTTGAACGTGGCCAAGCTTGGCCAGGAGAAACTCCGCGATGAAATCGTCCGGCAAGTCATCGAGGCGCACACCCGGTTCGTCTCGCTCGCCGACCAGATCGCGATCGTGGAGCGCGCTCTGAAAGCGGCTGAGAGGAGCCAGCAACTCGCGCAGGATCGAAAACAGTTCGGCGTCGGCGCGGTGTTGGAAACCATCCAGGCGGAACAGGACCTGACGCGCGCCCGGCTGGATTATGCCAAAGCGATTGCCGATTTCGACCGCGCGCAGTACGCGTTAAGCAAAGCGATCGGAAAGCTTTAG
- a CDS encoding ACT domain-containing protein gives MQIAKQLVLFLANRPGTLARVCDVLGAAKINIYAISTSDTVDHIVVRMVLSDPKEALRIFEDHGSLVLATDVLMIEGSNKPGSLAAMAHKLADAGMNIEYAYCATTPDAKKGLLILRVSNPHKALKILNS, from the coding sequence ATGCAAATTGCCAAACAACTTGTTTTATTCCTGGCTAATCGGCCCGGCACGCTGGCCCGCGTGTGCGACGTCCTGGGAGCGGCAAAGATCAATATCTACGCGATTTCAACCAGCGACACCGTGGACCATATCGTCGTCCGGATGGTGCTCAGTGATCCCAAAGAGGCTCTCCGGATTTTCGAGGATCACGGCTCGCTGGTCCTTGCCACCGACGTGTTGATGATCGAAGGCAGCAATAAACCCGGTTCCCTGGCGGCCATGGCCCACAAACTGGCGGACGCCGGCATGAACATCGAATACGCTTACTGCGCCACTACTCCGGACGCCAAAAAGGGGCTCCTGATCCTCCGCGTGTCGAATCCGCACAAAGCGTTGAAAATCCTGAATAGCTGA